The following proteins come from a genomic window of Pichia kudriavzevii chromosome 1, complete sequence:
- a CDS encoding uncharacterized protein (PKUD0A00740; Pfam Domains: SH3_2(1.8e-08)|PX(1.2e-07)) translates to MVSISAPFNVQHNPKVKDVAVLMWNNKSNKNEQESRSLRNTYSQNSSTQSVSTAHNSGSGFRKNAIVVCTIEFTAEYHNELSCSPGEVFKLIDPKVVNGWVLVQSLSNGAKGWAPNSSMKLLDLFKNKNENTSKPSLGSQPSSVETSPCATSPKKDTRLLSLRSSAASSSTSSSNSFIDYYASPRDSLPYSSVYVHSMYLREGNRYMFWYRVDLQSKNIPNQIIHLARYYNEFASLHKALNKHIKSLNLDVILPKLPPSVDLLDSSEELDSLSRNLSNLNRYLNVVFAIVNQQPTNSPLLQTLVTFLSPIDKDFQHYVSLTDDEIMKILTPQSSNNPEEIPLDISLPNTTDNNGELFAKPSSIGVHRSASVSSTSSHSSKISNILDINKSNDFIKIKIIYRDEFSIIKLDMKTINFLTLSKAVARKVNRLNGLTLAYKNSNSVFILLRDDEGLERALKDNNSKLIIKVI, encoded by the coding sequence ATGGTGTCTATATCTGCGCCCTTCAATGTCCAACATAACCCCAAGGTAAAGGACGTAGCTGTTCTCATGTGGAATAATAAGAGCAACAAAAACGAACAGGAGTCAAGGTCCTTAAGAAACACATATTCTCAAAACTCGTCTACGCAATCCGTGTCCACTGCTCATAATAGTGGGTCTGGGTTTAGAAAAAATGCAATCGTGGTGTGCACGATAGAATTCACAGCTGAGTATCATAATGAGCTCTCGTGCTCTCCTGGTGAAGTCTTCAAACTGATAGATCCAAAAGTTGTTAATGGTTGGGTTTTAGTACAATCTCTAAGCAATGGTGCAAAGGGTTGGGCACCTAATTCGAGTATGAAGCTTCTAGACttgttcaaaaacaaaaatgaaaacacaTCCAAACCTTCCCTGGGTTCTCAGCCAAGCTCTGTTGAAACTTCCCCTTGTGCTACATCACCGAAAAAGGACACAAGACTGTTGTCTTTAAGAAGCTCAGCcgcttcttcttcaacatcttcgAGTAATTCATTTATTGACTATTATGCATCCCCAAGAGATAGTTTACCCTACAGTTCGGTTTATGTCCATTCGATGTATCTAAGAGAGGGGAATCGATACATGTTTTGGTACAGAGTTGACCTACAATCGAAAAACATACCTAACCAAATCATTCATTTGGCTAGATATTATAATGAATTTGCCAGTCTCCATAAAGCTTTGAATAAGCACATCAAATCGCTGAACCTCGACGTGATTTTGCCCAAACTACCTCCTTCAGTTGACTTGTTGGATTCGTCTGAAGAATTGGATTCCCTATCAAgaaatttatcaaacttgaatagATACTTGAACGTTGTCTTTGCTATTGTCAACCAACAGCCTACAAATTCACCTCTGCTTCAAACTCTTGTAACGTTCTTGTCGCCTATTGACAAggattttcaacattatgTCAGCCTAACTGATGACgaaataatgaaaatctTAACTCCTCAATCTTCCAATAATCCAGAGGAGATCCCGTTGGATATCAGCTTGCCAAACACCACTGATAATAATGGTGAGTTATTTGCTAAGCCTTCATCAATAGGTGTGCATCGTAGTGCATCCGTCAGTTCAACGTCAAGCCACTCTTCGAAAATTTCCAACATTTTGGACATAAACAAATCTAACGATTTCataaagataaaaataatatacaGAGATGAGTTTAGTATTATCAAACTAGACATGAAAACGATCAACTTTTTGACTTTATCTAAGGCAGTTGCTCGAAAGGTCAACAGATTGAACGGGCTGACTCTAGCTTAcaagaattcaaattctgttttcattttactGAGAGATGATGAGGGTCTCGAACGTGCCTTAAAGGATAACAATTCGAAATTGATTATCAAGGTTATCTGA
- a CDS encoding uncharacterized protein (PKUD0A00710; similar to Saccharomyces cerevisiae YGL095C (VPS45); ancestral locus Anc_6.174) yields MAVTKKVNLYKVANDYIEKILASDRGENSTSIRVLLLDKDTAPIISLVSTQSNLLKKEVYLVERLESETRDKLRNLKCICFLKPSDLTITKLAQEINNPKYSSYDIYFNNVISKSRLERLAEADDLEIVHKVVEVFQDYYVLNKSFFTATNAPNPLLASPAIGWDPAAFQSSIDSLLSFILSLNIKPTIRYENNSKMAFKLANAMKYEIESSNSQLFDNIMPRSITEPMVLILDRKNDPITPLLFPWTYQSMIHEMLTINNTNNTVDLSHLSSVGEELKTVIMNEIQDPFYEKCMYSNFGDLSSRLKEYVDDYKQKTKTNSNISSIKDMKFFLENYPEFKKISLNLSKHMLLTSEIDKQIHQKRIWETSEFEQDMCSTPDLSHHDSDLQELERFLHDKASRDGTINKPIPEDEKLRLLSLYAIKYENHASCKTKDLLETLNNPKFSSFIPLLLKYCGSQARMAGEEGQIFNKLGNNGGSTNQVAALFNNFSRNSNSDNAYMQHQPRLVNVLQRLLKTKTGLSDNLFPSVNTNNTTAKVPRDVVVFVIGGVCYEEVRFVYELNQNNEDFNILIGGTNTLNSNTFINNLIDSST; encoded by the coding sequence ATGGCTGTGACAAAGAAGGTGAATCTATACAAGGTAGCTAATGATTATATCGAAAAAATACTCGCAAGTGATCGAGGCGAAAATAGTACATCCATTAGAGTTCTATTGTTAGATAAAGATACAGCACCCATCATCTCACTTGTGTCCACTCAGAGTAATCttctaaaaaaagaagtctATTTGGTAGAAAGACTTGAATCGGAAACCAGGGATAAACTCAGAAATTTGAAATGCATATGTTTTTTGAAGCCCAGTGATTTAACCATAACCAAGCTAGCCCAGGAAATAAATAATCCAAAATATTCCAGCTATGACATTTATTTTAACAATGTTATATCAAAGTCCAGGTTGGAGAGGTTAGCTGAGGCAGATGATCTAGAAATTGTTCATAAGGTTGTCGAAGTCTTTCAAGACTATTATGTCTTAAATAAATCATTCTTTACAGCAACCAATGCTCCCAACCCACTTTTGGCTTCCCCGGCTATTGGATGGGACCCAGCTGCATTCCAATCGTCAATTGACAGTTTATTATCGTTCATTCTTTCACTAAACATTAAGCCTACTATAAGATACGAAAATAATTCAAAGATGGCTTTTAAACTTGCTAATGCAATGAAATATGAAATCGAGTCATCTAATAGCCAGTTGTTTGATAATATCATGCCTCGGTCTATCACAGAGCCAATGGTTTTAATATTGGATAGAAAGAATGATCCAATAACACCTCTTTTATTCCCTTGGACGTACCAATCGATGATACATGAGATGCTGACAATAAATAACACTAACAATACTGTTGATCTGTCACATTTGAGCAGTGTCGGTGAAGAATTAAAGACGGTTATAATGAATGAAATTCAAGACCCTTTTTATGAAAAATGCATGTACTCAAATTTTGGTGATTTATCATCTCGATTGAAAGAATACGTTGATGACTATAAACAgaagacaaagacaaactCAAACATTTCTTCCATTAAAGATATGAAGTTTTTCCTTGAGAATTACCCTgagtttaaaaaaatatctttgaatttatcCAAACATATGTTGCTCACATCAGAGATCGATAAACAAATACATCAAAAGAGAATTTGGGAAACCAGTGAATTTGAGCAAGATATGTGTAGTACTCCGGACCTCTCTCATCATGATTCTGATCTACAAGAATTAGAGCGGTTTCTACACGATAAAGCAAGTCGGGATGGTACTATTAATAAGCCCATCcctgaagatgaaaagcTTAGACTTTTATCATTGTATGCTATAAAATATGAAAATCATGCAAGCTGTAAAACCAAGGATTTATTGGAAACACTAAACAATCCAAAGTTCAGCTCCTTTATTCCATtacttttgaaatattgtGGTTCTCAGGCAAGAATGGCGGGTGAAGAAGGACAAATATTTAACAAATTAGGCAATAACGGTGGATCAACCAACCAAGTTGCTGCATTATTTAACAATTTTTCACGGAACAGTAATTCAGATAACGCTTATATGCAGCATCAACCGAGGCTTGTAAATGTGTTACAGCGTCTACTAAAGACCAAAACTGGGTTGAGTGACAATTTATTCCCATCTGTAAATACCAACAACACTACAGCAAAAGTTCCACGGGATGTTGTTGTGTTTGTTATTGGAGGTGTATGTTATGAAGAAGTTAGGTTTGTTTATGAATTGAATCAAAACAACGAagatttcaacatcttGATTGGGGGTACTAATACTCTAAATAGCAATACATTTATTAACAATCTCATAGATAGTTCTACATAG
- a CDS encoding uncharacterized protein (PKUD0A00700; similar to Saccharomyces cerevisiae YPL180W (TCO89); ancestral locus Anc_6.175), with protein MTQKVEDSLSFSNDSPSPLPRRKKNKQFTVVNSKKSVPRLPQSNIKPHTKLLRNRSVDLLSEFMRDDKKKPSLTRTRSLEPAAIHLRHSPIPPHIENSITPMKETHGSNVGTLLGSTMKTEEGTKPTDDLALQTPAETALEGKRVSEAKEDMTHKCFSDKKESETEHSNSINSSLIEGDDTSAPTRIISGGGKEDFEQVNQRNFTSEDNDKKKSDRIGSVKDDVNDESVIAREDPINGTDCSNLEKAISSEEKGKLGNQQNDAESIHNVGSCTQNMETENNIVKTDDETSSKIRDDELIRNHEKSSPNSSRRHTEELHNEVSSIYLRDLKTKNNSLVSLKNFKLNTLLSQSTGQEHQIQASSSTTQVVVNTDPNNTGTGELLNCNGTSKQNHDVAENFKDTPFPDSTLRQHGSTSKTDTIGTSFSNKSDSSNITNPDSLIFRQSGLTLYNMNNEKMQTTNDTRQFNPSSMVRNVSQPSLHRQESYLSFRVPSKNTNSTDKNKRVESNHQRVGRLEQPTPQKNHAQLKQAILNTNSKTSLLSEQAMRDEKIDEDSSRDKNNDAKIVEIDLSSYLSSQEPEVETRTQQKLWLQRENVASLNVSEEGADQITSKIVNQTTRFQYEKISREFLHIRRHTNPTLDALKRINENQSPKKRLSIDAKSNDLLSKSVAKSMTTGYITKNASLSKSLGLSLKDSNTADDGYTGDLDSFNVLLKTMWKANCADFSEEIPSSNGKAANPSFESENNVLSSRYGYQPSNTSSSALFSRGNTTPFGTNAHISFGTSSKNRHVTNNHVNNNNHGVHTQTQPTTRFQQHQEQHRQNKQHLRLR; from the coding sequence ATGACCCAAAAAGTAGAAGATAGCTTAAGTTTTTCTAATGATTCACCCAGTCCACTTCCAAGacgaaagaaaaacaaacaattcaCTGTGGTAAACTCCAAAAAAAGTGTGCCTAGACTTCCACAATCAAATATAAAACCACATACAAAATTGCTGAGAAACAGATCAGTCGATCTATTGAGTGAGTTTATGAGAGATGACAAGAAGAAACCATCGTTAACCAGGACACGATCATTAGAACCTGCTGCTATTCACTTGAGGCATTCACCAATACCACCTCACATAGAAAACTCAATAACGCCTATGAAAGAAACACATGGATCAAATGTTGGAACTTTGTTGGGTAGTACCatgaaaacagaagaagGAACAAAACCTACAGATGATTTAGCCTTACAAACACCTGCAGAAACTGCCTTGGAAGGTAAAAGAGTATCTGAAGCAAAGGAAGACATGACTCATAAGTGTTTTAGTGATAAGAAGGAAAGCGAGACAGAGCACTCAAACTCTATCAACAGCAGTTTAATTGAAGGTGATGATACCAGTGCTCCCACAAGGATCATTTCCGGTGGAGGAAAGGAAGATTTTGAGCAAGTTAACCAGAGAAATTTTACCAGtgaagataatgataaaaaaaaaagtgataGGATAGGTAGTGTTAAAGATGATGTTAACGACGAAAGTGTCATTGCACGGGAGGATCCAATTAACGGTACTGACTGCTCAAACTTGGAGAAAGCAATTAgttcagaagaaaaaggaaagttGGGAAACCAACAAAACGATGCGGAATCTATCCACAATGTTGGCTCTTGTACGCAGAACATGGAGACTGAAAATAACATTGTCAAGactgatgatgaaacttCAAGTAAGATAAGAGATGATGAACTAATACGAAACCATGAAAAATCAAGTCCAAATAGTTCACGCCGACACACTGAAGAGTTACATAATGAGGTATCATCCATCTATTTAAGGGATCTAAAAACTAAAAACAATTCCCTAGTTTCATTAAAGAATTTTAAACTAAATACTTTATTGTCTCAATCCACCGGTCAAgaacatcaaattcaagcatCAAGTTCAACTACACAAGTTGTAGTTAATACCGATCCGAACAATACCGGAACAGGAGAACTCTTAAATTGTAATGGTacatcaaaacaaaatcatgatgttgctgaaaattttaaagaTACTCCCTTCCCCGACTCAACTTTGAGGCAACATGGCTCAACTTCTAAAACTGATACTATTGGAACATCTTTTTCTAATAAATCGGATTCCTCAAATATAACCAACCCGGACTCATTAATTTTCCGTCAATCTGGATTGACATTGTACAATATGAACAACGAAAAAATGCAGACAACAAATGATACTCGCCAGTTCAATCCAAGCAGTATGGTAAGAAATGTCTCACAACCGTCGTTACACCGCCAAGAGTCGTACTTGTCATTCAGAGTACCTTCTAAAAATACTAACAGTACGgacaaaaataaaagagtAGAGAGTAATCATCAGAGAGTCGGAAGACTAGAGCAACCAACACCGCAGAAAAATCATGCACAACTGAAACAAGCTATTTTGAatacaaattcaaagacCTCTCTTTTATCCGAACAGGCGATGAGGGACGAGAAAATAGATGAAGATTCTTCAAGAGACAAAAATAATGATGCTAAAATTGTAGAAATTGACTTATCATCGTACCTCTCCAGCCAGGAGCCTGAGGTAGAGACCCGTACTCAACAGAAGCTTTGGCTACAAAGGGAGAATGTTGCATCTTTGAATGTTTCTGAAGAAGGTGCCGACCAGATTACATCAAAAATTGTAAACCAAACAACCCGGTTTCAGTATGAGAAAATTTCTCGTGAATTTTTGCACATTAGACGCCATACTAACCCAACTTTAGATGCAttaaaaagaataaatgaaaatcaGTCGCCGAAGAAAAGGTTGAGTATTGACGCAAAGTCTAACGATTTGCTAAGCAAATCTGTAGCAAAATCAATGACTACTGGGTACATAACGAAGAATGCTTCGCTATCGAAAAGCTTAGGTCTTTCACTTAAAGATAGTAATACTGCAGATGATGGGTATACTGGGGATTTAGATAGCTTCAATGTTTTGCTAAAAACAATGTGGAAGGCAAACTGTGCTGACTTTAGTGAAGAAATTCCCTCGTCTAATGGGAAAGCTGCCAATCCATCTTTTGAATCAGAGAATAATGTTTTGTCATCCAGGTATGGCTACCAGCCAAGCAACACGAGCTCTTCTGCACTATTTTCAAGAGGAAATACTACTCCATTTGGCACGAATGCTCATATCAGCTTTGGTACTAGCAGTAAAAACAGGCATGTGACTAACAATCATGTGAACAATAATAACCACGGAGTCCACACACAGACTCAACCCACTACACGGTTCCAACAACACCAGGAGCAACACAGACAAAATAAGCAGCACCTTCGTTTGCGataa
- a CDS encoding uncharacterized protein (PKUD0A00745): MQFGLLIWVLYSLLDYCLAHTGEYVFAINQINSSFPIPLASIHITDNETTIDPSNLVSEPLEDVCLSFFHARQETPQFKCFNYFENSNVASKNGELIGELRLFMDHSWIDSVSFISTDSPLKITFSNINELHDPQPRLQIPTTELSSKDKSFSNAKDVMTKETSENFEVEGKQEDDKSLKKPKLIDGDVDVDGVEFEEVVKPSNFYKDNQTFIERNWKFILGPIVVIIIIGNLFGPRN, from the coding sequence ATGCAATTTGGACTCTTAATATGGGTGCTGTATAGTTTGCTTGATTATTGTCTTGCACATACGGGTGAATACGTTTTTGCGATCAACCaaataaattcaagtttCCCGATTCCATTGGCTTCAATTCATATAACTGACAATGAAACAACAATAGATCCATCCAATTTGGTATCGGAACCATTAGAGGATGTATGCCTATCGTTTTTTCACGCACGTCAGGAAACCCCACAATTTAAATGCTTTAATTACTTCGAAAACTCAAATGTTGCCTCAAAAAATGGCGAATTGATCGGGGAGTTGAGACTATTTATGGATCATTCATGGATTGATTCTGTTTCTTTCATCAGCACCGACTCCCCACTAAAAATTACATTCAGCAATATCAATGAACTACATGATCCACAGCCGAGGTTACAAATACCTACAACTGAGCTATCCTCCAAGGATAAATCTTTCTCAAACGCTAAAGACGTGATGACGAAAGAGACaagtgaaaattttgaagtGGAGGGAAAGCAAGAAGACGATAAGTCTTTAAAAAAGCCAAAACTGattgatggtgatgttgatgttgatggtgtggaatttgaagaagtggTGAAACCCTCCAACTTTTATAAAGACAACCAAACTTTCATTGAGAGAAACTGGAAATTTATACTTGGTCCAATagttgttattattatcattgGTAACCTCTTTGGACCACGTAATTAA
- a CDS encoding uncharacterized protein (PKUD0A00730; similar to Saccharomyces cerevisiae YBR236C (ABD1); ancestral locus Anc_6.147), with protein sequence MSFYNDDASRYKRRRVVKNRVGSSRRRTTDIEQTPNEANEDGYQNGNNNELLSNEKTNMTVSTPDVLKEKPVWMSDAEWAIQQASVKRAIEPLVQGDNDDKEVDKMAYEDINVKMKYLKDIKDSGKDEIVKEYYNTQTFHSRQSKRTESPIYRLRSFNNCIKYILINKYGIPEGSTLDLGCGKGGDLAKWGMNNTRQYVGIDLSDESIREAIKRYKNGRYSFQAVFATGDAFKVELPEILKDFSMEQVSFLQFDNISMQFCMHYAFSSEASVESMLNNVSKSLRVGGMFVGTIPSSDFIKWKINKMKEGEKGWGNSLYSVTFPDLEGCWDREKKNFKKPFGNVYNYFLKDAVEDVPEYVVPFEKFRSMCEDHGLELRYKKNFFDMFNKEIATFFPMLPGPLVQSLRQEDGTYGVSGEEREACSFYLSFAFERV encoded by the coding sequence ATGAGTTTTTACAATGATGATGCTAGCAGGTACAAGAGAAGACGTGTGGTAAAAAATAGAGTTGGATCAAGTAGGAGAAGGACAACTGACATTGAGCAGACACCCAATGAAGCTAATGAAGATGGTTatcaaaatggaaataaTAACGAACTTCTGTCCAATGAGAAGACCAATATGACTGTATCTACACCTGATGTCCTGAAGGAGAAGCCTGTTTGGATGAGTGATGCGGAGTGGGCTATCCAGCAAGCGTCTGTAAAACGTGCCATTGAACCGTTGGTTCAAGGTGATAACGACGACAAAGAGGTGGATAAAATGGCATACGAGGACATAAATGTCAAGATGAAATATCTAAAGGATATCAAAGATTCCGGTAAGGATGAGATTGTCAAGGAGTATTATAATACACAAACATTCCACTCTAGACAATCTAAACGTACTGAATCGCCAATTTACAGGTTGAGATCTTTTAACAACTGTATCAAGTACATTCTAATTAACAAGTATGGTATACCTGAAGGTAGTACATTGGACCTGGGTTGTGGTAAAGGTGGAGATCTGGCGAAATGGGGGATGAACAACACCAGACAATACGTTGGTATTGATTTAAGTGATGAAAGTATCAGAGAAGCAATCAAAAGGTATAAGAATGGTAGATACAGTTTCCAAGCTGTATTTGCTACTGGAGATGCCTTCAAGGTTGAATTACCGGAAATCTTGAAAGATTTCTCAATGGAGCAAGTATCGTTTTTACAGTTTGATAATATCAGTATGCAATTTTGCATGCATTATGCCTTCAGCAGTGAGGCGAGCGTTGAGAGTATGTTGAACAATGTAAGCAAAAGTCTCAGGGTTGGAGGGATGTTTGTTGGTACGATTCCAAGTAGCGACTTTATTAAATGGAAGATCaacaaaatgaaagaaGGGGAAAAAGGGTGGGGAAATTCGCTTTATTCGGTAACGTTCCCAGATTTAGAAGGGTGTTGGGATAgggaaaagaagaacttcAAAAAGCCTTTTGGGAATGTGTACAACTATTTTCTCAAGGACGCCGTTGAGGATGTCCCCGAATATGTTGTTCCCTTTGAGAAGTTCCGTAGCATGTGTGAAGATCACGGTTTGGAACTTCGGTACAAAAAGAACTTCTTTGACATGTTCAACAAGGAGATTGCAACATTTTTCCCAATGCTCCCTGGTCCACTAGTGCAGTCTCTCCGCCAAGAGGATGGAACATACGGTGTGTCTGGAGAGGAGAGAGAGGCATGTTCCTTTTACCTCTCATTTGCCTTTGAGCGTGTTTGA
- a CDS encoding uncharacterized protein (PKUD0A00720; similar to Saccharomyces cerevisiae YPL181W (CTI6); ancestral locus Anc_6.173), translating into MSSRRSRRNHSTQPVYATEDFDLGENDMDTYNPPASVSSNKRSNRSRNGDITAGETNRQMEEKEGAEEGEEFVDEVEEITRCICGEDDLSVPKNHQGEFNNVDPGFFIQCETCSVWQHGYCVGIKDEENSPEKYWCEQCKPHFHTLFTDKFGYRRSQYDASSASSFHAKRGSKRKQGKGQAIKSGDEQTADLDSEIKNEDNDETSDDGKRKHRKRSSIYNYEEMLKKALEESAKESGVNPEDVNITPSQINEGRELRNSNQRKSKTKLSETWNHQADDVDPKLEQGTEGGHKNDNSKNYINTQNHNHKDNDVNVTNAEEKPKKDIKKTNRRKTQVGSDMNESENFNETNTETDNNFPDRKLVGGSNTVTPSKRSSRREKKEQKQNVAPEDKPFRANIPSARTNMNEMNRRIFSIVDFVSTIHINLSNEEEFKKTLYAMDDSTQVNPEITELKNKLITCYNDSVMHLDTLTSMLNKWQERYT; encoded by the coding sequence atgtcaTCCAGAAGATCAAGACGAAACCATAGTACACAGCCAGTATACGCCACtgaagattttgatctTGGGGAAAATGATATGGATACATACAATCCACCAGcttctgtttcttcaaataaacgTTCAAACAGGAGTAGGAACGGGGACATCACAGCAGGGGAAACCAACCGTcaaatggaagaaaaagaaggagcagaagaaggagaagagtttgttgatgaagtaGAAGAGATTACAAGATGCATCTGCGGAGAGGATGATTTAAGTGTTCCTAAAAATCATCAGGGAGAATTTAACAACGTTGATCCTGGGTTCTTTATTCAATGTGAGACATGTTCTGTTTGGCAGCATGGCTATTGTGTTGGGAtcaaagatgaagagaaCTCACCGGAAAAATACTGGTGTGAGCAATGTAAACCTCATTTTCATACCCTGTTTACTGACAAATTTGGTTATCGACGGAGTCAGTATGATGCCTCATCAGCAAGTTCCTTCCATGCCAAAAGAGGctcaaaaagaaaacaaggaaaaggCCAAGCTATCAAATCTGGCGATGAGCAAACTGCTGACCTTGATTCTGAGATTAagaatgaagataatgatgaGACATCAGATGATggtaaaagaaaacacaGGAAAAGATCATCTATCTATAACTACGAAGAGATGCTCAAGAAGGCATTGGAAGAAAGTGCCAAAGAAAGCGGTGTTAACCCTGAAGATGTCAATATTACACCATCTCAAATAAATGAAGGACGAGAACTGCGGAATAGTAACCAGAGAAAAAGTAAAACTAAATTATCAGAAACCTGGAACCATCAAGCAGATGATGTTGATCCAAAGTTGGAACAGGGTACAGAGGGAGGACATAAGAATGACAATAGCAAAAACTATATCAACACCCAAAACCATAATCATAAAGATAATGATGTGAATGTCACCAACGCCGAAGAAAAACCTAAAAAGGATATAAAAAAGACAAACCGAAGGAAAACCCAGGTCGGATCAGACATGAACGAGTCAGAAAACTTTAACGAAACAAACACCGAGACTGATAATAATTTTCCAGATAGAAAATTAGTGGGTGGTTCAAACACTGTTACCCCTTCGAAGAGATCTAGCAGaagggaaaaaaaggagCAGAAGCAGAATGTTGCTCCTGAAGATAAGCCTTTTAGAGCAAATATACCTAGTGCAAGAACGAACATGAATGAAATGAACAGAAGAATATTTTCGATAGTAGATTTTGTTTCTACTATTCATATAAATTTAAGCAACGAAGAAGAGTTCAAGAAAACGCTCTATGCAATGGATGATTCAACCCAAGTGAATCCGGAGATAACCGAGCTAAAGAATAAGTTGATAACGTGCTACAATGATTCCGTAATGCATTTGGACACACTTACTTCAATGCTAAATAAATGGCAAGAAAGATATACTTGA